The following proteins are co-located in the Candidatus Margulisiibacteriota bacterium genome:
- the mnmE gene encoding tRNA uridine-5-carboxymethylaminomethyl(34) synthesis GTPase MnmE yields the protein MNNTIAAIATPPGTGGVAIVRISGPDAFAVAAKISSVKIFDKNTIKPCVLLELNSKNVIDKGLLSVFKAPNSYTGEDVVEINCHGSYYLTQKLLTEVLKAGARLAEAGEFTKRAFLSGKLDLTQVEAVADTISAGSEMSLSLALRHLDGDVRQKIREIRGEFLQILSEIEAALDYPEEIPDPPLEKIRLLLQNAQKTFARLLADSDKGLLIKSGAVIVLAGRPNTGKSSLFNALLKHNKAIVAETPGTTRDALEAEAQIGGLRVTLVDTAGLRETQDAVEKLGVERSHAHLQTADLVLAVSDAASSPTEEEQKFLETLQDRPHLRVANKIDLLEKVDISAALPVSAKTGQNLDLLAAKILEKLDLRRVDLSRNIYISSLRQKDQLFRAAKILAKTLDTLESAAYLDALAPYLKEIITVLGEITGDAVSDEIIGQIFANFCVGK from the coding sequence GTGAATAACACTATCGCCGCTATTGCCACTCCTCCGGGAACGGGAGGGGTGGCGATAGTACGCATTTCCGGGCCGGACGCTTTTGCCGTAGCGGCTAAAATTTCAAGTGTAAAAATTTTTGACAAAAACACCATAAAACCCTGTGTTTTACTTGAACTTAACAGCAAAAACGTCATTGATAAAGGATTACTTTCCGTTTTCAAAGCTCCTAATTCCTACACTGGCGAAGATGTAGTAGAAATTAACTGTCATGGTTCATATTACTTGACACAAAAATTATTGACCGAGGTTTTAAAAGCCGGAGCGCGCTTGGCGGAAGCCGGAGAATTTACCAAAAGAGCATTTTTATCCGGAAAGTTGGACTTAACACAGGTCGAGGCTGTCGCCGATACTATTTCCGCCGGCAGCGAAATGTCTTTAAGCCTGGCTTTACGCCATTTGGACGGCGATGTCCGGCAAAAAATTCGGGAAATTCGAGGGGAATTTCTGCAAATTCTAAGCGAGATAGAAGCCGCGCTGGATTATCCCGAGGAAATTCCCGACCCGCCGCTAGAAAAAATCCGCCTGCTACTGCAAAACGCGCAAAAAACTTTCGCGCGATTACTGGCGGATAGCGACAAAGGCCTGCTCATAAAATCCGGCGCCGTGATCGTCCTGGCCGGCAGACCCAATACCGGCAAGTCCTCGCTTTTTAACGCGCTGCTCAAACACAACAAGGCGATCGTGGCCGAAACGCCTGGCACGACGCGTGACGCTCTGGAAGCCGAAGCGCAGATCGGCGGACTGCGCGTCACGCTCGTCGACACGGCCGGGCTGCGCGAGACGCAGGACGCCGTGGAAAAACTCGGCGTGGAGCGCAGCCACGCGCATTTGCAAACAGCCGATCTCGTGCTGGCCGTATCTGACGCGGCTTCCAGCCCAACCGAGGAAGAACAAAAATTTCTGGAAACCCTGCAGGACCGCCCGCATTTGCGCGTGGCCAATAAAATCGACTTGTTAGAAAAAGTGGACATCTCGGCAGCCCTGCCAGTCTCTGCCAAGACCGGCCAAAATCTTGATCTGCTGGCCGCCAAAATTTTAGAAAAACTCGACCTGCGCCGCGTGGATCTCAGCCGGAACATTTACATCAGCTCACTGCGCCAAAAAGATCAGCTTTTCCGCGCGGCAAAAATTCTGGCCAAAACCCTGGACACGCTGGAGTCAGCCGCCTATCTGGACGCGCTGGCGCCGTATCTCAAAGAGATCATCACCGTCCTGGGCGAGATCACCGGCGACGCGGTGTCTGACGAGATCATCGGGCAGATTTTCGCCAATTTTTGCGTGGGGAAATAA
- a CDS encoding Smr/MutS family protein: MLKIKRFDLHPYRPTVDEALALVEQALLSARRRGYKAVKIIHGCGKIRAELPEFLRGRYKFCAGEKFELFAREGQAVLAACSELAKDRDFNKYNAGITIVVLAG; encoded by the coding sequence GTGTTAAAGATTAAGCGTTTTGACCTGCATCCTTATCGGCCGACCGTGGACGAAGCGCTCGCGCTGGTGGAGCAAGCTCTGCTTTCGGCCAGACGGCGCGGCTACAAAGCGGTGAAAATAATTCACGGCTGCGGAAAGATACGTGCGGAGTTGCCGGAGTTTTTACGCGGACGATACAAATTTTGCGCCGGCGAAAAATTTGAACTTTTTGCCAGAGAAGGGCAGGCTGTTCTGGCGGCCTGTTCCGAATTAGCCAAAGACCGCGATTTCAATAAATACAATGCAGGGATTACCATAGTGGTTTTAGCGGGTTGA
- a CDS encoding KH domain-containing protein, giving the protein MFGIFGKKEDTVTEPAVEAVVERPQRETLEITSAITDNARLTLLDILKTMGLNVDVVVKENRENTISLEITGAEDLGIVIGKAGSTLQALQLLLSNILSRKYQKKAFVHLDANDYKVKQEQTIIAAANDAADVAERENVQIVLDPMSAAERRIVHTALQDRPSIETFSRGMGRTRQVVVSPKGFKKEKRE; this is encoded by the coding sequence ATGTTTGGAATTTTTGGCAAGAAAGAAGATACTGTCACGGAACCCGCCGTTGAAGCCGTCGTGGAAAGGCCGCAGCGCGAAACCCTGGAGATCACTTCCGCAATTACGGACAACGCGCGGCTGACGCTGCTCGATATTTTAAAAACAATGGGCTTGAATGTCGATGTTGTCGTAAAAGAAAACCGCGAGAACACCATTTCGCTGGAAATCACCGGCGCGGAAGATCTGGGTATTGTGATCGGCAAGGCCGGCAGCACTTTGCAGGCCCTGCAATTATTGCTGTCCAATATTTTAAGCCGCAAATATCAGAAGAAGGCTTTCGTGCATCTGGACGCCAACGATTATAAGGTCAAGCAGGAGCAGACCATTATCGCCGCGGCCAACGACGCCGCCGATGTCGCCGAGCGCGAAAATGTGCAGATCGTCCTTGACCCGATGTCCGCCGCGGAAAGACGCATTGTGCACACCGCGCTGCAAGACCGCCCCAGCATTGAGACTTTTAGCCGCGGCATGGGGCGCACGCGCCAGGTTGTTGTTTCGCCCAAAGGCTTCAAAAAAGAAAAACGTGAATAA